The Lycium barbarum isolate Lr01 chromosome 9, ASM1917538v2, whole genome shotgun sequence genome has a segment encoding these proteins:
- the LOC132608738 gene encoding uncharacterized protein LOC132608738: MKLVWSPDKASKAYLDTVKSCESLQESNVAELISAMAAGWDAQMIVETWSRGGITSTSIGLSNAIHQTGGKHICIVPNEDSKNEYKSIMEEKTGMSPEIIIGEPEETLENLIGIDFLVVNCEKNDFSRILKVAKLGNRGAVLVCKNVSSRVVTDFRWKSVLDGRSRIVRSVFLPVGKGLDIAHVGPTGGKSGGAQGKMERKWIRRFDRESGEEFVIRK; encoded by the exons ATGAAATTGGTTTGGTCTCCTGACAAAGCATCTAAAGCTTATCTTGATACGGTTAAATCG TGTGAGTCGTTACAAGAATCCAACGTAGCGGAATTAATCTCAGCCATGGCTGCCGGATGGGACGCGCAAATGATCGTAGAAACTTGGTCACGAGGCGGCATTACATCAACAAGCATAGGTCTCTCTAACGCAATTCACCAGACAGGTGGTAAACATATATGCATAGTCCCAAATGAAGACTCAAAAAATGAGTATAAATCAATTATGGAGGAAAAAACAGGAATGTCACCGGAAATTATTATTGGTGAGCCTGAAGAAACATTGGAAAATTTAATTGGGATAGATTTTTTGGTGGTAAAttgtgaaaaaaatgatttttcgaGGATATTAAAGGTGGCTAAATTAGGAAATAGAGGGGCAGTTTTGGTATGTAAAAATGTGAGTTCAAGAGTTGTAACGGATTTTAGATGGAAAAGTGTACTTGATGGAAGATCAAGAATTGTACGGTCTGTTTTTTTGCCTGTTGGAAAAGGATTGGATATTGCACACGTGGGACCCACCGGAGGAAAAAGTGGTGGGGCCCAAGGGAAGATGGAAAGAAAATGGATTAGAAGATTTGATAGAGAATCTGGTGAGGAGTTTGTGATTCGAAAatga